In Haematobia irritans isolate KBUSLIRL chromosome 1, ASM5000362v1, whole genome shotgun sequence, a genomic segment contains:
- the LOC142219792 gene encoding uncharacterized protein LOC142219792 produces MSLNIGGTATDNAKGGHDINVKAMGQVGDPNLGATAGVFAQGNNKHGPTTTGAFAELSSNGHGLGIQHSNTHGVSKSMGENLRINTFKNDNHSVDLNAFHNRTQLQNGLKFDAVGANAAWSHAQGHSATLGVTQIPKFDMTTVGAAAKANLWTSPNQASSLNLNAFGNQHLGGPFRGQRDFGGGLGFTHRFMSLNIGGTATDNAKGGHDINVKAMGRVGDPNLGATAGVFAQGNNKHGPTTTGAFAELSSNGHGLGIQHSNTHGVSKSLGENLRINTFKNDNHTVDLNAFHNRTQLQNGLKFDAVGANAAWSHAQGHSATLKVTQIPKFDMTTMGATANANLWTSPNQASSLNLNAFGNQHLSGPFRGQRDFGGGFGFTHRF; encoded by the exons atgtcCCTCAACATTGGTGGTACTGCAACTGATAATGCCAAAGGTGGCCATGACATTAATGTCAAAGCTATGGGACAAGTTGGCGATCCTAACCTCGGAGCAACAGCTGGTGTTTTTGCCCAAGGAAATAACAAACATGGACCCACTACAACGGGAGCATTTGCAGAATTAAGCTC AAATGGTCATGGCTTGGGTATTCAACATTCTAATacccatggtgttagtaaatcaATGGGAGAAAATTTACGAATCAACACCTTTAAAAATGATAATCATTCGGTTGATCTCAATGCCTTTCACAATCGTACACAACTCCAAAATGGTTTGAAATTCGATGCAGTTGGTGCTAATGCAGCATGGTCTCATGCCCAAGGTCATTCAGCTACTCTAGGAGTAACAcaaattccaaaatttgacaTGACCACTGTGGGAGCAGCTGCCAAAGCTAATTTATGGACTTCGCCCAATCAAGCATCATCATTAAATCTAAATGCTTTCGGTAATCAACATTTAGGTGGGCCATTCCGAGGACAACGTGATTTTGGTGGTGGTCTTGGATTTACTCATAGATTC ATGTCCCTCAACATTGGTGGTACTGCAACTGATAATGCCAAAGGTGGTCATGACATTAATGTCAAAGCTATGGGACGAGTTGGTGATCCTAACCTCGGAGCAACAGCTGGAGTTTTTGCCCAAGGGAATAATAAACATGGACCCACTACAACGGGAGCATTTGCAGAATTAAGCTC AAATGGTCATGGTTTGGGTATTCAACATTCTAATacccatggtgttagtaaatcatTGGGAGAAAATTTACGAATCAACACCTTTAAAAATGATAATCATACTGTGGATCTCAATGCCTTTCACAATCGTACACAACTCCAAAATGGTTTAAAATTCGATGCAGTTGGGGCTAATGCAGCATGGTCTCATGCCCAAGGTCATTCAGCTACTCTAAAAGTGACACAGATACCAAAATTTGATATGACCACTATGGGGGCTACAGCCAATGCTAATTTATGGACTTCACCCAACCAAGCATCATCATTAAATCTAAATGCCTTTGGTAATCAACATTTAAGTGGACCATTCCGAGGACAACGTGATTTTGGTGGTGGCTTTGGTTTTACACAtagattttaa